In the genome of Acetobacter oryzifermentans, one region contains:
- a CDS encoding lysozyme, with protein sequence MNDSIQLAACLCRKFEGLRLHPYVCPAGYWSIGYGNRALANGAAVTAKTAPITQKQAETLLVFTLAGLRVKLRQLVHTQLSPNREGALLDFQYNLGTAALAGSTLLKDLNAGHDIAASDQLLLWNHMHRNGQLITVPGLTARRHAEWLLWSGVNPCDSQPVAPAPSPTSTDQLNAAEIDRVKENA encoded by the coding sequence ATGAATGATTCCATCCAGCTGGCGGCATGCCTGTGCCGCAAGTTCGAAGGCCTGCGCCTGCATCCTTACGTTTGCCCAGCGGGTTACTGGTCTATTGGTTACGGCAATCGTGCCCTGGCCAACGGGGCCGCCGTAACTGCCAAAACTGCGCCTATTACGCAGAAGCAGGCCGAAACCCTGTTGGTTTTCACGTTGGCAGGCCTGCGGGTAAAGCTGCGCCAATTAGTGCACACGCAGCTTTCGCCAAACCGCGAAGGTGCACTGCTGGATTTCCAGTATAATCTGGGAACAGCAGCACTGGCAGGTTCCACACTTCTGAAAGATCTGAACGCGGGCCACGATATCGCGGCCAGTGATCAGCTTCTGCTTTGGAACCACATGCACCGAAACGGCCAGCTGATTACGGTGCCCGGCCTTACGGCACGGCGCCATGCGGAATGGTTGCTCTGGAGCGGGGTTAATCCCTGCGATTCGCAGCCAGTAGCACCTGCACCCTCCCCTACTTCCACAGATCAACTCAACGCGGCGGAAATCGACCGCGTGAAGGAAAACGCATGA
- a CDS encoding recombinase family protein, whose translation MSVVYDVMSSSKSCDKIGYARVSTVGQTLDIQIKTLKEYGCHRIYREKASGADAARKELHKLLNNLKEGQIVVVTRLDRLARSTFDLFSIVKVITEKNSQFYSLAEPWTDTNTSTGRLMLAVLGGLADVERDLIRNRTSEGRARAIAQGKKMGRPAKITPAQRKEIIQYRKNGQTLKKIADVFGISSTTVSRIITGADSHRSRKTKKLMVQ comes from the coding sequence ATGTCTGTCGTTTATGATGTTATGAGTTCATCAAAATCGTGTGATAAAATTGGTTACGCTCGTGTAAGTACAGTGGGCCAAACTTTAGATATTCAGATAAAAACTTTAAAAGAATACGGATGTCACCGTATCTATCGTGAAAAAGCTAGCGGCGCAGATGCTGCACGAAAAGAATTACACAAATTACTCAATAATCTGAAGGAGGGCCAAATAGTTGTGGTAACGCGTTTGGATAGGCTGGCACGTAGCACATTTGACCTTTTTTCTATTGTAAAAGTAATAACTGAAAAAAATTCTCAGTTTTACTCTTTGGCAGAGCCATGGACGGATACAAATACGAGCACAGGCCGTCTGATGCTTGCGGTTTTAGGTGGTTTGGCAGACGTGGAGCGCGATCTTATTCGCAATCGTACATCCGAAGGGCGCGCAAGAGCCATTGCGCAGGGCAAAAAAATGGGGCGGCCTGCCAAAATTACTCCTGCACAGCGAAAGGAAATCATTCAATATCGAAAGAACGGTCAAACATTAAAGAAAATTGCAGATGTTTTTGGAATTAGCTCAACAACTGTCTCCAGAATTATTACAGGAGCAGATAGCCATAGAAGCCGAAAAACAAAAAAGCTTATGGTTCAATAG
- a CDS encoding Hint domain-containing protein, translating to MGNTYSTGGTNSTTQTYSSSTTISGGQYTVTNTSDGQFLFTPSAASIVNFYGNLTNEGLVSFIPSTTGTGSTFNLGTGSLSTLTQTDGKIVYKQLDATSGSSIYLQYGTISNDVNSTIDLESAGASTISAPYVTSLTNAGTIKVVDTSGTGMTSNWGAGSGTFTNTGSFSIDDSAATSGSTSNLNFSGIQNTGTVSFNVPGSSTSVTTVGSGGFENDGTWSYTSTNTSGNIQIQGGTGNYINNGTLNLTDANLTVANNLTSSDGQTGTINLSNGGSLKLNNSASSQDINMAGSGNSLDFVTFANAAAFTGEIRGFTKGDQINVGSTITSSSYDPTTGILSLTTAAGSLTLDVGTGYTQDDFKINTNGSDQSASGWLEACFLKGSMISTPEGKVAVEDLKIGDQVITFDWKNNQHVARPIVWVGKAHTTARIDLPDDEAGWPVRILKDAVADGVPYKDMLVTAEHCMFFMGKFVPVRMLVNGISIFYDKSISSYDYYHVETEEHSVITADGMMTESYLDTGNRSSFRQEGNVVALHSVAKSWAEDAGAPLCVDRSFVEPLFRMLEWRENDLIGCRIRPEKSEITHNPDLHLITANGATIRPMRHSGQQYSFMLPPNTGSIRIVSRASRPVDAIGPFVDDRRYMGVAVSDVHLLSARQSYSITAHLQAQKPQGWHDTDWTDCAWTNGDAVLPLEGCLTQGKISILTITVRAAGPYLVNEQHTVGMKACSA from the coding sequence ATGGGCAACACTTATTCTACCGGTGGTACAAACTCTACCACTCAGACCTACTCTTCCTCGACAACCATATCGGGAGGTCAATATACTGTTACCAATACATCTGATGGGCAGTTTCTTTTTACACCTTCTGCTGCCAGTATTGTTAATTTTTACGGAAATCTGACCAATGAAGGCTTAGTATCCTTCATTCCCTCTACCACAGGCACAGGAAGCACCTTCAATCTTGGCACAGGTTCACTCAGTACCTTAACGCAAACTGATGGCAAAATTGTATACAAGCAACTTGATGCCACTTCTGGCTCAAGTATTTATTTACAGTACGGCACTATTTCCAATGATGTGAATAGCACTATTGATCTTGAATCTGCCGGCGCATCTACTATCAGCGCACCATATGTTACCAGCCTTACCAATGCTGGTACAATCAAGGTGGTTGATACCAGCGGCACAGGCATGACTTCCAACTGGGGCGCCGGCTCCGGCACCTTCACCAATACTGGCAGCTTCTCCATTGATGATTCTGCCGCCACCAGTGGTTCAACAAGCAATCTGAATTTCTCCGGTATCCAAAACACCGGAACCGTGTCTTTTAATGTGCCGGGCTCATCTACATCCGTTACAACCGTAGGCAGCGGTGGTTTTGAAAATGATGGCACGTGGTCCTATACATCCACGAACACATCAGGAAATATCCAGATCCAGGGTGGCACGGGAAATTACATTAACAATGGCACGCTGAATCTTACAGATGCTAATCTGACGGTTGCAAACAACCTGACATCTTCCGATGGTCAAACAGGCACTATCAACCTGAGCAACGGAGGATCCCTCAAGCTTAATAATAGTGCTTCCTCTCAGGATATTAATATGGCCGGTTCAGGCAACAGTCTGGACTTTGTTACTTTTGCAAATGCCGCAGCCTTTACGGGAGAAATCCGTGGCTTTACAAAAGGTGATCAGATTAACGTTGGGTCAACCATTACTAGTTCCTCTTATGATCCAACCACTGGCATATTAAGCCTTACAACGGCGGCAGGTAGCCTGACACTTGATGTCGGCACAGGTTATACTCAGGACGATTTCAAGATTAACACCAATGGAAGCGATCAAAGCGCATCTGGTTGGCTGGAAGCATGCTTCCTGAAAGGCAGCATGATCAGCACGCCTGAAGGTAAAGTGGCTGTTGAAGACCTTAAAATCGGTGATCAGGTTATTACATTTGATTGGAAAAACAATCAGCATGTAGCACGCCCGATTGTATGGGTTGGCAAAGCGCATACGACTGCACGCATTGATCTGCCTGATGATGAAGCAGGTTGGCCAGTACGTATTCTCAAAGATGCCGTTGCCGATGGAGTGCCTTATAAAGACATGCTGGTTACAGCCGAACACTGCATGTTCTTTATGGGGAAGTTTGTACCTGTACGTATGTTGGTAAACGGTATTTCCATATTCTACGATAAGTCCATCAGCTCTTATGATTATTATCACGTAGAAACCGAAGAACACTCGGTTATCACTGCCGATGGCATGATGACAGAAAGCTATCTGGATACGGGCAATCGCTCTTCCTTCCGTCAGGAAGGCAACGTGGTGGCACTCCACTCTGTTGCAAAAAGCTGGGCAGAAGATGCAGGCGCGCCGCTCTGTGTGGATCGCTCTTTTGTTGAGCCTTTGTTCCGGATGTTGGAATGGCGCGAAAACGATCTTATAGGCTGCCGTATTCGCCCTGAAAAATCCGAAATAACGCACAACCCGGATCTGCACCTGATTACAGCAAACGGTGCAACCATTCGCCCAATGCGGCACAGTGGGCAGCAATATAGCTTCATGCTGCCGCCCAATACGGGATCTATACGTATTGTTTCCCGCGCCAGCCGCCCGGTTGATGCTATCGGCCCATTTGTAGATGACCGCCGTTATATGGGCGTTGCTGTTTCTGACGTGCATTTACTGTCCGCCAGACAGTCTTATAGCATTACGGCACACCTTCAGGCTCAAAAACCACAAGGCTGGCATGACACCGATTGGACAGACTGCGCCTGGACCAATGGCGATGCGGTGCTTCCTTTGGAAGGCTGCCTGACGCAAGGAAAAATAAGCATCCTCACAATAACTGTTCGTGCAGCAGGTCCTTATCTGGTGAACGAGCAGCACACAGTGGGAATGAAGGCTTGCTCCGCTTAA
- a CDS encoding Hint domain-containing protein codes for MTTLTVNTSGDWGVPTTYDGDDVILDGTSSPITVNVVAHNYGGWTEGDTANSNFHSPTMTIKGNVTFTGDGYLSINNTVTNDASSFTVESTNFAVNGTLTGNTVTIANGGTLSVGTLKAPVTFGASSSDSSGYNTLIVSNYASSGTLTINNLSPRDQIVFSNGETTSLSWSGNGNEIVDQDGTVLANVTFADGYSKDDYSFNGDSVTVTCFLAGSMIRTPEGEKAVEDIQLGDDVVTFDWQQNKDVACPVVWAGKAHAHVQADLTDDEAGWPVRVLENAIAPGVPYKDMLITAEHCLFFDGKFVPARMLVNGVSIFYDKSITSYDYYHIETAQHAVITADGVQTESYLDTGNRSTFRQLGKVAALRGKAKSWAHDAGAPLAVERAFVEPLFHVLNTRAHDIAGHIAQAKKAETTVDPDLYLVTNTGAIVRPLRKETQQYSFMLPSGTQFVRVVSRASRPADVIGPFVDDRRYMGVAVADVRLFCATKAHNITAHLQAEKPAGWHATDWTDCTWTNGDAVLPLGNYLTNGKMGILTMTIRAAGPYLVEDQAVAELNLRSA; via the coding sequence ATGACAACACTAACTGTAAATACAAGTGGGGATTGGGGCGTTCCCACTACTTATGATGGTGACGATGTTATTTTAGATGGAACATCATCTCCGATTACAGTTAACGTTGTAGCGCATAATTACGGTGGCTGGACTGAAGGTGATACGGCAAATTCCAACTTCCATTCCCCCACCATGACCATTAAAGGGAATGTTACGTTCACCGGTGATGGTTACCTTTCTATCAACAATACGGTTACGAACGACGCCTCATCCTTCACTGTTGAATCGACCAACTTTGCAGTAAATGGCACCCTGACAGGAAACACCGTTACCATTGCAAACGGTGGCACCCTGTCTGTTGGCACGTTGAAGGCGCCTGTTACTTTCGGGGCCTCTTCCTCAGATTCCAGCGGGTATAATACGTTAATTGTTAGCAATTATGCGTCCAGCGGAACGCTCACAATTAACAACCTGTCTCCGCGCGATCAGATTGTGTTTTCCAATGGTGAAACCACAAGCCTAAGCTGGAGCGGCAATGGCAACGAAATTGTGGATCAGGACGGAACAGTTCTGGCGAACGTGACCTTTGCTGATGGGTATAGCAAGGACGATTACTCCTTTAACGGAGACAGCGTAACCGTTACCTGCTTTTTGGCTGGCAGCATGATCCGCACGCCCGAAGGTGAAAAGGCGGTGGAAGACATCCAGCTTGGTGATGACGTTGTAACTTTTGACTGGCAGCAGAACAAAGATGTGGCATGCCCGGTTGTGTGGGCCGGTAAAGCCCATGCACATGTGCAGGCTGATCTTACGGATGATGAAGCAGGCTGGCCCGTGCGTGTTCTTGAAAACGCCATTGCCCCCGGCGTGCCTTACAAGGATATGCTGATTACGGCCGAACATTGCCTGTTTTTTGATGGCAAGTTTGTACCGGCCCGTATGCTGGTGAATGGCGTATCCATTTTTTACGATAAATCCATTACCTCTTACGATTACTATCATATCGAAACAGCGCAGCACGCCGTTATTACTGCCGATGGCGTGCAGACAGAAAGCTATCTGGATACCGGCAACCGTTCCACCTTCCGCCAGCTTGGCAAGGTTGCTGCGCTGCGTGGCAAGGCCAAAAGCTGGGCGCATGATGCAGGCGCCCCTTTGGCGGTAGAACGTGCTTTTGTTGAACCCCTGTTCCATGTTCTAAATACACGTGCGCATGATATTGCAGGCCATATTGCGCAGGCTAAAAAAGCAGAAACAACGGTAGATCCAGACCTGTATCTGGTTACAAACACCGGCGCTATTGTGCGGCCCCTGCGCAAGGAAACCCAGCAGTACAGCTTTATGCTGCCTTCTGGCACGCAGTTTGTGCGTGTGGTTTCCCGCGCAAGCCGCCCAGCAGATGTGATTGGCCCGTTTGTGGATGATCGGCGCTATATGGGTGTGGCCGTGGCAGATGTGCGCCTTTTCTGTGCCACAAAGGCACATAACATCACGGCACATCTTCAGGCCGAAAAACCCGCTGGCTGGCACGCTACAGATTGGACAGATTGCACATGGACCAATGGTGATGCCGTGCTGCCCTTGGGGAACTATCTGACCAACGGCAAAATGGGCATTCTTACCATGACCATTCGGGCGGCTGGGCCATATCTTGTTGAAGATCAGGCAGTTGCTGAATTAAACCTGCGTTCGGCTTGA
- a CDS encoding MFS transporter, with amino-acid sequence MNFTPPTHKPTTSIQTPYIIAWFLCLVFYLLQYSTRSAPSVMVNELVSSFGLTTVGLGSLLGLYYYTYSFCSIISGAAVDRWGAKYTISFGALVLAIGTCLFGWGDEWMASLGRLMQGAGSAFAFVGAVYLAARGFPKKYLATAVGATQCAGMLGGAMGQSTVAWLIHGVINWHFYWIDTGLLIALIAVFLFVMTPQEKKANTAHVGKASASMFAPYKSVLSNPQSYLCGLCAGLLFLPTTVGSMTWGITFLTQSWHVGYHEAVMRAAMVPVGWMFGCPALGYLTDKIGRRKPVLLGGIIVMALTVAAIIYLPGNTFPPYVLALLLGFSSGAAMIPYTIIKEANADDVKGSATGAINFLVFVMSAIVSPLFAMFLQHLGHGRPLSGADFTKGFSFGLAGIVLAGALTFLLRETGQKKQ; translated from the coding sequence ATGAATTTTACGCCCCCAACACATAAGCCCACAACTTCAATCCAGACACCCTATATTATTGCTTGGTTTTTGTGTTTGGTGTTTTACCTGCTGCAATACTCCACGCGCTCTGCCCCCAGCGTTATGGTGAACGAGCTTGTCTCCTCCTTTGGGCTTACAACGGTTGGGTTGGGGTCTTTGCTTGGGCTGTATTATTACACCTATTCCTTCTGCTCCATTATTTCAGGCGCTGCGGTGGATCGGTGGGGGGCCAAATATACCATTTCGTTTGGTGCGCTGGTGCTGGCAATTGGCACCTGCCTGTTTGGTTGGGGGGATGAGTGGATGGCAAGCCTTGGCCGCCTTATGCAGGGTGCGGGCTCGGCTTTTGCATTTGTGGGCGCGGTTTATCTGGCTGCACGGGGGTTTCCCAAAAAGTATCTGGCCACGGCTGTAGGGGCAACGCAATGCGCAGGCATGCTGGGCGGCGCCATGGGGCAATCTACCGTGGCATGGTTGATTCATGGCGTTATCAACTGGCATTTTTACTGGATTGATACCGGGCTGCTGATTGCCCTGATAGCCGTTTTTTTGTTTGTAATGACCCCGCAGGAAAAAAAGGCAAACACCGCGCACGTCGGCAAAGCATCTGCTTCCATGTTTGCACCGTATAAAAGCGTGCTCAGCAACCCACAATCTTATCTGTGCGGGCTGTGTGCGGGGCTGCTGTTTTTACCCACCACCGTAGGCAGCATGACATGGGGCATTACGTTTTTAACCCAAAGCTGGCACGTTGGTTACCACGAGGCCGTTATGCGGGCCGCCATGGTGCCTGTGGGCTGGATGTTTGGCTGCCCTGCCCTTGGGTATTTAACAGATAAGATCGGGCGTAGAAAACCCGTATTGCTGGGCGGCATTATTGTTATGGCGCTTACGGTTGCAGCCATTATTTACCTGCCGGGCAATACGTTTCCGCCTTATGTGCTGGCTTTGCTGCTGGGCTTTTCTTCCGGCGCGGCCATGATCCCCTATACCATTATCAAGGAAGCCAATGCTGATGATGTAAAAGGCAGCGCCACAGGGGCTATTAACTTTTTGGTATTTGTTATGAGCGCCATTGTCTCTCCGCTGTTTGCAATGTTTCTGCAACATCTGGGGCATGGGCGACCACTTAGCGGGGCGGATTTTACAAAAGGCTTTAGCTTTGGCCTAGCCGGTATTGTGCTGGCAGGCGCACTTACTTTTCTCCTGCGTGAAACCGGGCAGAAAAAGCAGTAA
- a CDS encoding recombinase family protein, which produces MAQQIGYARVSTIGQTLDTQIQVLGRFGCAKIFREKASGANADRIQLRRLIRAVSNGDRVIVTRIDRLARSTFDLFAIVKEITEKGGQFYSIAEPWADTLTSTGRLMLAVLGGLADVERDLIRTRTAEGRARAIKEGVKMGRPAQISALKRQDIIQKRQDGKTLKEIARSFGISPGTVSRITTGADSHKSRKKKRTSI; this is translated from the coding sequence GTGGCGCAGCAGATCGGTTATGCACGGGTCAGCACAATTGGTCAGACGTTAGATACCCAAATTCAGGTATTGGGGCGGTTTGGTTGTGCAAAAATTTTTCGAGAAAAAGCGAGCGGTGCTAATGCTGATCGTATCCAATTGCGTAGGCTTATTCGGGCCGTGTCTAATGGTGATAGGGTTATTGTAACCCGGATTGATAGATTGGCACGTAGTACATTTGATTTATTTGCGATTGTAAAAGAAATTACTGAAAAAGGGGGGCAATTTTATTCGATTGCAGAGCCGTGGGCAGATACCTTAACAAGTACAGGCCGCTTAATGCTGGCCGTGCTTGGCGGCTTAGCTGATGTTGAGCGGGACTTGATACGCACGCGTACAGCAGAGGGGCGTGCGCGTGCCATTAAAGAAGGCGTAAAAATGGGACGTCCGGCTCAAATTAGTGCCTTAAAACGGCAAGATATTATACAAAAACGCCAAGATGGTAAGACCCTGAAAGAAATTGCGCGGTCTTTTGGAATTAGTCCTGGAACAGTATCGCGGATTACAACCGGGGCAGATAGTCATAAAAGCCGAAAGAAAAAACGAACATCTATTTGA
- a CDS encoding Hint domain-containing protein, giving the protein MSSASTYHTYELDDQGNPVLDANGNKIIETTWTVSQPYGSLFSDWDVKITDSSGHVILDQQDINPGIDILGIAQLLGSGYVLTPGSGDFAVLISALSAQTFVSTPGATGNFIIGAGAAEISTYYIGGTTSISGLANLVTGSTINIIGGNATLTGTSGGALAGVLNGSTINVEYGGTLNTGSALASVLEGSTVNFGTGGGTVIINGGGTLISLLSSGSVNATTFQNYDPSKDTIELQNTTSTIASYTIENGGLFGTSSSEKIVTLKDANSNVIGQFAVSPASGVTLNNGAYIVNASTNDTNPLKITVSDGNTYIGACFLAGSMISTPKGDVAVEDIQIGDEVVTFDWRNNKHVTRSVVWVGKAHVNVRSGLPDDEAGWPVRILKDAVADGVPYKDMLITSEHCLFFKGHFVPARMLVNGVSIFYDKSISSYNYYHVETEQHSVITADGMLTESYLDTGNRSTFRQEGKVVTLHGIAKSWEDDAGAPLCVDRAFVEPLFRALEWRENHVVGCPPSVEKIATTHDPDLHLMTQTGATIRPMRHNGQQYSFMLPPDTKSVRIISRASRPADAIGPFVDDRRYMGVAVADIRLLCAQKTYDITAHLQNKKPEGWHATEWTDCAWTTGNAELPLGDHLTHGKMGILSLSIRAAGPYLAQTQHTAQLKKAHSA; this is encoded by the coding sequence ATGAGCAGTGCAAGTACTTATCACACTTATGAGCTGGACGATCAGGGCAATCCGGTGCTTGATGCCAACGGTAACAAGATTATCGAAACAACATGGACAGTCTCGCAGCCATATGGGTCTTTATTCTCAGACTGGGATGTGAAAATTACAGATTCCAGCGGGCACGTTATATTAGACCAGCAGGACATTAACCCAGGTATTGATATCCTTGGTATAGCGCAGCTTCTTGGCAGTGGTTACGTTCTTACGCCAGGATCTGGTGATTTTGCTGTTCTCATTAGCGCATTGAGTGCCCAAACTTTTGTAAGTACTCCGGGTGCAACAGGAAACTTCATTATTGGTGCGGGTGCAGCAGAAATTTCCACATATTATATTGGTGGAACCACCTCCATTTCTGGTTTAGCTAATCTTGTCACGGGTTCAACAATCAACATTATTGGGGGTAATGCTACATTAACCGGAACAAGTGGGGGCGCCCTTGCCGGTGTTTTAAATGGTTCAACAATTAATGTTGAATATGGCGGAACACTTAATACCGGTTCTGCATTAGCTAGCGTTTTAGAAGGCTCAACTGTTAATTTTGGAACAGGTGGCGGCACTGTTATTATCAACGGTGGTGGAACGCTTATCAGTCTTCTATCATCCGGTTCAGTAAACGCAACAACTTTCCAAAATTACGATCCTTCCAAGGATACGATCGAACTCCAGAACACAACAAGCACGATTGCATCTTACACCATCGAAAATGGTGGTTTATTTGGAACGAGTAGTTCAGAAAAAATTGTTACACTTAAAGATGCAAATAGCAATGTAATTGGGCAGTTTGCTGTTTCTCCTGCATCAGGTGTTACACTTAACAACGGTGCTTACATTGTTAATGCCTCAACCAATGATACAAACCCCCTGAAAATCACTGTATCTGATGGCAACACCTACATTGGTGCCTGCTTTCTTGCTGGCAGCATGATCAGCACGCCAAAAGGTGATGTAGCTGTAGAAGACATTCAGATTGGTGATGAAGTTGTAACCTTTGATTGGCGCAACAACAAGCATGTCACGCGTTCGGTTGTGTGGGTCGGCAAAGCACACGTTAATGTTCGCTCCGGCCTTCCTGATGATGAGGCTGGCTGGCCTGTGCGTATTCTAAAAGATGCCGTTGCAGATGGTGTGCCCTACAAGGATATGCTGATTACATCTGAACATTGCTTATTCTTTAAAGGCCACTTTGTGCCTGCGCGTATGCTGGTAAATGGTGTATCTATTTTCTATGACAAATCCATTAGCTCCTATAATTACTACCATGTAGAAACGGAACAGCACTCCGTTATCACCGCAGACGGTATGCTGACAGAAAGCTATCTGGATACCGGAAACCGCTCCACCTTCCGGCAGGAAGGTAAAGTTGTCACACTGCATGGCATTGCCAAAAGTTGGGAAGACGATGCGGGCGCACCACTATGTGTGGATCGCGCTTTTGTTGAACCTCTGTTTCGCGCACTTGAATGGCGTGAAAATCATGTTGTTGGCTGCCCGCCGTCTGTAGAAAAAATTGCAACAACCCATGACCCAGATCTGCACCTGATGACGCAAACAGGTGCTACCATTCGCCCAATGCGGCATAACGGCCAGCAATACAGCTTTATGCTGCCACCTGATACAAAATCCGTGCGCATTATCTCCCGCGCCAGCCGCCCAGCAGATGCCATCGGCCCGTTTGTGGATGATCGCCGTTACATGGGTGTAGCTGTTGCTGATATACGTTTGCTTTGCGCCCAAAAAACATACGACATTACAGCCCACCTTCAGAATAAAAAACCAGAAGGCTGGCACGCTACAGAGTGGACAGATTGCGCCTGGACAACGGGAAATGCGGAATTGCCACTTGGAGACCATCTCACACACGGGAAAATGGGCATTCTTTCCCTGAGCATTCGTGCTGCCGGGCCTTATCTTGCCCAAACACAGCACACAGCTCAGTTGAAAAAAGCACACTCCGCTTAA